In the genome of Raphanus sativus cultivar WK10039 chromosome 9, ASM80110v3, whole genome shotgun sequence, the window TAtggttttataagttttaatatatgattttaatttttttttgtaaactatttacGGAATGGTATGGATTCACACATAACTAACGATGATTTATTTATAGAACTCGAAATTCTTCAAAAAATCAAGATCTGTAAAGTTCGATAGCCTATGGAAATGcttaagttttgaaaaaaaaatcggaaaattattattaaacacacataaagtagttttcatatattattaacGATTATGGTACTAGCCACCACAACTGAAAAAAGTTTCCGAAGTTAAAACTGATTAAAAATTTTGTGTTATATCATGTCACAAAAGATGTTAAATTGACTTTCTATGTTCTCTATTGAAAAAATTATGATCGAAAGACTTAACTACATAGATGTAGTGGATGATTTTACGGgaaacaaatgtaaaaaaaaaattcagcaataaaagtttttataaactgtttataaattttgatttttttgttgttcaatattattttgtgatcttgataaaatatatatagaggtataaattttaaatttagctaGAGGGATTATAAACTGCTAGACCGGCGGCACTTTTAAATTTATACTCAACTCtgtaatctctataatattatttgagaagtcagtttcttatgtgtcgTACTCACGTTTACTCttacgatggttgattacagtgatacccttaatgaattaaaattattacatttaaatattattgttgaaatatttaattttctttttaaaaatttacaaataacatatataatataaaggaAACATGTATAaagtaaaaatcaatttaaaacgaaaatatatgtatatataatgtgattttatCAAAacggaaatttcacaaaatagtaatattccatttaaaaaaatatattttaaataacataaaaatacttttgaagtgataaaatattttcttatatgaaaattttatatttttatatagtgtgatttcataaaagaaTTTTCACACATATAATCGTgatatagaaaaagaaatattatttattttaaaatataatttaacaatataaaacatatatttacaaTGTAATAgaagtatttttatatatctatcctTTTCTTAAGtaacattaataaatatttttatttgagtaaaaaaaatttataattagtattgaaatattctatttattttttatatttagttgacTATAATATATTTCAGTTAGAGCAAACAAATATCTAAactgtatttttaattatataatatgacTTCTCAAATACTAGCACACTATTTTAttgcttatttttaagagatattagaaactaaaaaaaaaaaaaactaaacatcttttgatcaaataattacaaaatatttaaaataacatagcACTATATACTCTGACAAGGTAGGTATATTACATTTTATCACTATTGAAATTAttgattttcttaatattaaatttatttttaaattttatgttttaatgtttgtgaaagttaatataaccataatcaaaataccaagacaaatctgaattctcattttatgattatttaaaataaattttagctTAGTTACAATTCAATAAATCTAAGGAaagaattatttagaatttataaaaaaattaattattgtaatattgatatatattcatGAACTTTCAAAAATGTAACAGTTACTTAAATTGTAATTTCCTATTGATCATCGcttatatctaatattttttaataatcaatatataatttgataaatactATGAAAACACATGCAcatttaaatgataaataaaactaatttgatttaacttaaatataataaaataattatatttaagtttgaatttgaaagaatatatttaactaaatatattcaCAACATGAGTGACTCAACTAATtcaacttaaatataaaatcataaacttaactgcaataaaaatatataattttagaataataatttatttttaaatatagattataggataactcaaaacatattaacaatgaaaataaaatattaaccaactgttacaatttaattagttatttggtaaaaatataataatatatatgcacAATATATTatcgttatattaatttatataatttggaaTCAGacattttggtttatttttatttcaatctaagcacaatatatcttaagttatacataatattcctaaatatatttatatatctaagacaaacaaacaacctaaatatgaataacaaaattaaaaatttaatatatttagtaaaaaatattatatttaaatttagagaGACATATGTAATTcaatatatccaaatgataactaaattaACCGTaaaaacaataaaccaactagatataacatatctaaaatcatgtctaattaaattaatttaatataattataattattataatattatgcataaaatttataaattaataaaattaaaattaaataacaatttaattattataatatatttattttataaatttatatccgtgcatgagcacgggaaaatcacctagtattaatataaacatgtaatatttgaaaaaaagtGTTTCGATTTCGACTGGTTTGGACTTAGTCACCATCGTGAAACGAAAGAATCTTTGAAAGTTCGATTTAATACTACTCATATGTCAAACTTGGTTTGATCGTCGTAGTCCATCTCATTTAAGAGAAGATTCAAACATGTATAGACACAAACGTTGATAAACATAGAATGAGCTAGCATTATACAATTACTAATTAGGTCTACCCGAATATTCCGTATGGATACAAcattatatagttaaattaaGTAATACGAGAAGCCACGAAAAGCATTGGTTGCTTTTGTTTCCCGTGTTTTAATATCCGTCCTAAAGCAAGTATCAAGAGCTGTTTAGGCTTTTAGTGACTGCGAAAGGTCACATAAGAACCTGCTTTTGCTAGCTTAACCACCCCTGACCTGTTAATTAATCATAACTtaaggaaaccctaatctgaTTCATGTTCTTTTGGATCTATCATcaaattattgtatttattttctatataataatatataaacatatctacagAATCCtagaaaacttaaaatataattgaagatttcaaataaaatcaaaccGCCATGTCGATAACGCCAATAGCTTTTCTCTAGATTCAAGTTTCCCGATGGTCTTCGAGTAAAATTAGTTGTCAACTTGAGtcctctttttcaaaaaaaaaaaatttcttaaaatccaTCAATTTGATGCAAAAATTAGATAGTACCGATAATTAACCTCAATAAGAATGGTAGTAGAGATTAATATGTCACACAGCTCAAATACCATATATGAAATGAGCTCTAAAACTAAGGCCATCTCAAACCCTACTTCATTTTTTACCTCAAACATCATTTTGAAGTAAAATCTTCTCAAATTCCACTTTATTTTTGACTCAAAAATAGAGTAATAGCTAGggttactccataaatggaatAATCCTAGccattattctattttagagttgaaaattttttatttataaaattattccttaaatttttaatattcttattttttacttaaataatattttaaaatgataaaataacatGTAAAGCaagatatttcattatttaataatttgacataaaatacataacataattaaacaacataaataatataaaataaaaataacataaaataagtgatttaaatgtccaatttcaaaattttactcGATTTAGGAATACCAAAGATAAATAAGTTCATTTTTATTACGAAATACATTAGTTGATTATTTGTGGGAAATATATTCTAATGcttattattgaaccaacttatatattatattttattctatttttatgatttcttgtacattttaataataaatttttaatttaaataaattatactttaaggcatttttgcaaacataaatagttggggttaattggtaaacttttataagtataagatattattgaaaattattaactattttggagtaaaaataaagtaatacaTTGGAATAAAAtcttattctattttagagttgcACAAATAAAATTTGGAATAATATATTAGAGATGCTCCGAATGGCaagaaaactcaaaattttaccGGTTTTCTGATTAAATCCTGATTTGGATTTaagatttacttttttttgtaacaccaagATTCATGTATTTACAGAATgctttttttaatcaaaactaaagaCAACAAACAAATCTACACTACGAGAAAGGAGACAACGTGCATATTTGTATTAATATTCAAACAACAAGAGAATAAAGTTTTTACTAGAAAGTTAtacatagtttttattttatataagaaatcTGTAGATTATTCTCTTCGCATTCAGAGATATTCTTCCGATGAAGAGGCCATATAATGTCTTCCAACTTCAGAATTGTGAGTCTTTTTTATGGaatggaaataataaaaaaattcttcttaAAAAGAcataatatgtattatatattttctctaaTGGCTTACTTATCTTATAACTACAGTACTATACACTAGTGTGGCCGACATTATATATTAAGGAGACGCAACTAAATGTACCTTTGTGGTGACTCAAGTTTCCTAAAAAATGTTAGTATCAAGTATCAACAATTTCGATTCTGTACTGGGGAGAATTAGAAACATTGGAAATTAAACACCTAATAGGAGCCGACCAAGAAGCTTTACTAGGAAGAAgacgttatatatatatatatacttttaaaattttagtttcataGAATCGTTTTAATGGATTCCATCTGTAAATGTTTAATTAGACTATAGTCATGGGCTCATGGCCccaatttttgtaaaaaaatatttatatatacgtaCATAGTATCTccaagtttataaaaataagtttgtAAACAATTGcaatctttattttattgtcTGTAACACTTCAAATCTTATGGCCGGTCCTAACTATAATTCAAAAACGATGTGGTCAAATGACCATATTCGATCAATAATGCGTCAATCAACTTAATCGTTGAGAGCTAATTCACATATCAAATATAAgattcaataaatttaatatggaTCTTTGATTTATGGGACAGCTACAACAATGTGTACGAAGTACAGTAACAAATTCCATTTTATCATATGTAGTAGTATATAACGTTTTCGTATGAATTTCAATGTCTATACCCTTTGCTTTTCGTAATTAACTTTTTTATAAcaaagttatgatagttttgCATCTTTAGTCTTTGTACGAGTAGACGAAGACATTGCAGGGGAGCTACACCGAATAATTCCTTTGTTAGAGCATCGTGATCTTTCTTCCAAAATAGTCCGACCAAAACTTGATTGGCTCGGCCACTCTGACGGCAAAGGACCGTAAATCCCGGTGATGGTCTCACCCGCTGCGGCAGCATTGGCCGTGGAGTTGCTAGCTTGAGGTACCCATATTCCACCGACGACAACAAAATGTTGCGTTTGAGAGTCTCTCTTGTTAGGAATTGTTTGGCCAGATCGTCTTGTATGCAGCCTGTATTTCTATTAATTATccaagaataaatatataattaaaaatgtagggaatttttttgaagaaaaataaataaatttaaggTCTAGTGGcagttttgtaaaaaaaaaaatcgacaaAATTTTACTGTATgcttcaaattttctttttttttattcttcaaaaaTCACGTGTGGAGGTGACTTAATTTGGCAaagaaacatattaaatttttgtacCAGTTAcggaaattttatttttattgtgtaaTCTAGTTTTACTTTTACTACTAACCTGCAAATGACTTTTGACTTCATCATTTGTTAACCCATCAACCTTCATTAGCTCTCTAATCTGTTTCGGCGTAGCTACTGCAAAATTTCgttattaaaatacaaattaattgAATCCCATGAACCCTTATATCAAAATTATGAATCttgaaaatgttaaatcaaaTCAAGAAACGCACCATGAGGACCACCAAGCTGTTTAAGAGTGTTCAAGAAGCGTCTGTGCAACTCATGTGACCAACACCGCCTATGCTTCCTCTGCCCTATTCCGCTGTTGCCACCGCTGCTGTCTTTCTCCGCCTCCTTCTTTTGTCGACCACTAATACTCGCCTGAGATTTGTCATCGGCACTTTTTCCGTTGCTCGTTTCATAACATGGCGGCTGATGAGACGTTTTTCCGTTGTCATTTCCCTTGATCGCTTCTACCACCGTATCTGTCTCCTGCTGTGAGCGTTCCTGGAAACGCAAGACATATATAAACCTAAGATTTTCGAGTTATTGGTTAATACAGATATAAACGCATGAGAGATgtattacatttaaaaaacataaatcttaaatttctCATATAAACACGATTGTAATGCATTTCAAACAATCAAggccattcttttttttttgagcaaaacaATCAAGGCCATTCTTTCCATCATATTTATTCTTAAACAAATGAAATTTCAATAACTTCCAATTATTTCAGACCGAATATTATGTCAACATTTTTAACACCATAATcacattaaatttatttatcaaaatttagttatacaaacaacaaaatatatcaaaatatattcataGTAGAATCTTACCAATTTCTTAGAAAGAACCGAGTCAGGTTGGTTCCAGAGCTGAACAGACTTGAGCCATTCAGATTTCATGCTCTTGTCATTGCAATTTAGGCTAGTTTCATTAGATTCgtgttcatcatcaacatcaacctcttcttcctcttctaagGAGGTTGAAGAGTGTCTGATAGGTCTAAACAGATCCAAGATGCCCCCACATTCTCCGGTAGTTTGCTCGGAGCACTCTGATTGTCCGTACAAGTTCTCCATTGTCGCCCCTGATATCTCCTTTTTATATGTCTCGATAGCTAAATTCCCAAATCCatacataattaaaatcttCAAATATAACATTGACAACgcccacacacacacacatatatatatatatatatatatatagacaccAATCCCTTTTAATATAGAGAAAGATttcatacatattttaaatcaaaattaagtAGCGATATGAAAAAAACTTCTATTCATATACATATTGAAAAAATCGAATACAAAAaccacaattttaaaataaaaaatactgcAAAAATGTACAAGTtacatataaatgtatatatgtatatcatatGTAGATATGTATATGGTATgtataatatagatttatacCTTGAGTGACAAGCTCTAAGCAAAGAGGAAGCTCGCGTTGGAAGACATTGATTTTGCGGCGTTCTtcttcaagagctttgatgtaCTCACAACATCTTACACGTTTCTCGTTGTAGTTCTTCATATTGCTTAAACTCTTAATCATGGCGATTTTAGAGATTAATCAACTTTATTTTACAGCTATTTAGTACTCTTTAAACAAAAAGGAGGGGCTTGTGTCTCTTTATAAATAGAACAAATATATATGGCTCTATAGGGTTTCTCAAGGATCATTATCTTTAAAGAGAAGCCGAGCCGTCGCATTGCAAGTCGAATCTTAGCTTTTGtctataaaatatgtattatgtaATATACCTtgatcccccccccccccaaaaaaaaataattagtactctctccgtttcgatttatttgtcgttctagacttcggcacacagattaataaaacatttaattttgtatatttactagataaaaacatcattaccaatacacctaattagatttcaaccaatagaaaaatagattagattaaaaagtcaataaattttgcattgaaatcataaaacgacacttatttttaaacgaaaattttgctccaaaacgacatataatttgaaacggagggagtataaaatataattgacAGGTTAGAATATCAGAATACGAAGGTGAGTTGTCTTGTTGTATAGTAGTATTCAACGGATGGTGAATATACGCCATTTTTTTTAGCAAAGGTGAATATACGCCATTATAGTTGCAAGTTTCtctgtaatacttttataaaatcatttgtgTTTATCCAACCAAGGTGTATAGTTACATACagtaaaaatgtatttgtaGCTATATATAGATTGTTATATATGGGTAATGTTGTATGCGATAGATATGCAAATTTCTATCCGAATCGAAACTGATTGCTTAGATTTGGtgattatgaatataaattCGGTTGAATGGCCTTTTGCATGATACGTTTGGGAGAGCTTAATACACATATTCTTAAGTACCGAAATGTCTATGCAGATTCATTAGCAAATTAGATTAGAATCAAAAGTGTAGTATTTTTCCAAGTAAACCAGATATGGTGGGATAGAAGTGTTTTTCCAAATTACATTTATATCCATCAAAGTTTAGTTTAAGCATATGGACACTTGACAAAAAATATGTAATACTAAGCTATTGGTTTCTTATGTTAGGtatttcatataatatattatgctGTGCTAATGGATTTGACATGAAACCAGTGAACCTTAAACATGGTATTAGAAACAACTTGATCTGATATGAAATGTTTATCCGACATGGATATTGATGCTCCAGACTCCAGAGTGATATTTGGTTCTATCTAAACCGGAGATATCCCTAACTGCCTTTCAGTTGaattctataatttataaattctcTTATATTATTCGCATACAAACTTCGGTTCTTGATCTAATTTGTATACACGTCTATTTTTGTAGATTGTTATGTCGTTTCTAAATTCAATACATgggcaaataaaaaaaatgtgcatgagctattttttttttacaacaaaagGCTAAAGAAACTAAACAAAGTCCTGATCCGAGAGTTATCTCAAGGAAACATAGTCAACATAAACCATAGCAGAAGACAGATTTCTAGCCCACATACAAGTTTATGTcgttgtgtttttgtttttggaatatgTTGAAATGGTTAAGATCTCAAAAAAGTCTTTACAGCGTAAAATTTTCCCGAAGAATGCCGACTATTctgtaaatataaatactattttCATCACTTGAAAACAGTTTATTGTAATACCACTTAAATATGTAGGgaaatgtattttgttttttaaacacTGATTTCacacatacaaaatatttacaaaacgtTGAAAATGTATTTTGTAATAGTCCAAATTGAAAAGCCAAATGTCTCTTCGTAGATAGCCGAAACATGGGAGAAGAAAAAGCCGCCTTACATACAAAACCTCATATATCTTGCTAGTATATTTctaagaaaacatttatatgTCACAGGACCTCGACATGTTGTTAAATTCGCTAGAATCTTATccatataaacaaatatattaatgtgtttatCTTATccatataaacaaatatattaatgtgtttatCACGTTTCAGGCCTCCACCAGATCCGCCGCCGTCACCGTGTAAGCCCCCTCCGCTTGAAGCTCGCTCTCCCCACATCCCTCCGAAACCTCCAGACCCACCAGACGTTCTCCTCCTCGCTTCTCTACAGATCCTCGATTCTTCCATCAGTTCTCTGGTTCCTGCTGTTGCAGCTACTCATCGAAGTTTCTTTGCAACAACCAGTGATTTAACTGGATCTATTTTCGTTACATTTGGAGTGCAAATTTCTACTACTTGGTACAAGTATAGATCTACTACTTGGTGTATGTTTCAGTCCAGTCCCACTTTCCAGATCGAGCCATGGGTTCTCTTTGCAGGAACCTCTCTCCTCTTCGTCAAGTTTTCAGAAGGtatcttctctgtttcttcttggaAGATGGCCTACATAGATGAGTACCTTGTTTTAGGTATTAGTTGTATCAAGAGGAATCATTTACCTCTGATTGAGGATGTTACCCTCTCTTTGAATCTTCTTGTACCTCTGGTTGAGGATATGACAAGTTCTCTGACCTTATTTCAGTATGAAGATCTGATTTTACCTCTGTATGAGGATGTTACTCTATTTTATCTCCTT includes:
- the LOC108838804 gene encoding transcription factor HHO1-like, with protein sequence MIKSLSNMKNYNEKRVRCCEYIKALEEERRKINVFQRELPLCLELVTQAIETYKKEISGATMENLYGQSECSEQTTGECGGILDLFRPIRHSSTSLEEEEEVDVDDEHESNETSLNCNDKSMKSEWLKSVQLWNQPDSVLSKKLERSQQETDTVVEAIKGNDNGKTSHQPPCYETSNGKSADDKSQASISGRQKKEAEKDSSGGNSGIGQRKHRRCWSHELHRRFLNTLKQLGGPHVATPKQIRELMKVDGLTNDEVKSHLQKYRLHTRRSGQTIPNKRDSQTQHFVVVGGIWVPQASNSTANAAAAGETITGIYGPLPSEWPSQSSFGRTILEERSRCSNKGIIRCSSPAMSSSTRTKTKDAKLS
- the LOC130500297 gene encoding uncharacterized protein LOC130500297 isoform X1, which gives rise to MCLSRFRPPPDPPPSPCKPPPLEARSPHIPPKPPDPPDVLLLASLQILDSSISSLVPAVAATHRSFFATTSDLTGSIFVTFGVQISTTWYKYRSTTWCMFQSSPTFQIEPWVLFAGTSLLFVKFSEGIDTFENGGFGWCVHGMDGACDSQNSFPYMISSIAVGTLALQEALLSASCVGFSKLQVTSDSNVFLFALRSGMDLIGIAGCLHDITNLATLFTPLSFKFYQCTTVCMAVAFAMYVFFKLCFSITLP
- the LOC130500297 gene encoding uncharacterized protein LOC130500297 isoform X2 gives rise to the protein MCLSRFRPPPDPPPSPCKPPPLEARSPHIPPKPPDPPDVLLLASLQILDSSISSLVPAVAATHRSFFATTSDLTGSIFVTFGVQISTTWYKYRSTTWCMFQSSPTFQIEPWVLFAGTSLLFVKFSEGMDLIGIAGCLHDITNLATLFTPLSFKFYQCTTVCMAVAFAMYVFFKLCFSITLP